In Methanofollis sp., a single genomic region encodes these proteins:
- a CDS encoding FAD-dependent oxidoreductase, with the protein MKTAILGGGLTGVTLARLLRERGEDVVVLEAEPEYGGLCRSKTIDGFTFDTGGSHIIFSRDAGVLAFMKEVLGQNRTERHRNTKIFYKGKYVKYPFENGLADLPKDDLFLCINEFVKTLIKAEKGELSAPRNFREWIVHTFGEGIADCYMVPYNRKIWKFPPEEMSTHWVDGRIPRPPVEDVIKAAVGIETEGYTHQAVFSYPEEGGIEALVRAIAAPISDAIRTGFVVRSVRQEDGAFVISDGTEEVRADRCVSTIPLQALLPCLEGVPETVAEACLALKYNSVACICIGLKGGIPPYSWVYVPQEEIGLFNRISFPSGYSDGNAPDGCGSVLAEVTYRDGDEAALMDDEALIDHTIEGLMKMGVVASRDQVVSASVERQKYAYVIYDLAYQENVRTVRDYCRGRGIDLVGRFAEFEYINMDACIRHVIDFVKE; encoded by the coding sequence GTTCTCGAAGCAGAGCCTGAATACGGAGGGCTCTGCCGGTCGAAGACCATCGACGGCTTCACCTTTGACACAGGCGGATCGCACATCATCTTCTCCCGGGACGCCGGGGTCCTCGCATTTATGAAAGAGGTGCTCGGCCAGAACCGCACAGAGAGGCACCGGAACACCAAGATCTTCTACAAGGGAAAATACGTGAAATACCCCTTCGAGAACGGTCTTGCAGACCTCCCGAAGGACGACCTCTTCCTCTGCATCAACGAGTTCGTAAAAACTCTCATCAAAGCGGAGAAGGGGGAACTCTCCGCCCCGCGGAACTTCAGGGAGTGGATCGTCCACACCTTCGGCGAGGGTATCGCCGACTGCTACATGGTCCCGTACAACCGGAAGATCTGGAAGTTCCCGCCCGAGGAGATGTCCACCCACTGGGTGGACGGGCGGATCCCCCGGCCGCCGGTGGAGGACGTGATCAAGGCGGCGGTCGGGATCGAGACCGAGGGCTACACCCACCAGGCCGTCTTCTCGTACCCCGAAGAGGGCGGCATCGAGGCGCTGGTCAGGGCCATCGCCGCGCCCATCAGTGACGCGATCAGGACGGGTTTTGTAGTCAGGTCGGTGAGACAGGAGGACGGGGCCTTCGTGATCAGCGACGGCACAGAGGAGGTCAGGGCGGACAGGTGCGTCTCCACCATCCCCCTCCAGGCCCTCCTCCCCTGTCTTGAGGGCGTGCCCGAGACGGTGGCCGAGGCCTGCCTGGCCCTCAAATACAACTCTGTCGCCTGCATCTGCATCGGCCTGAAGGGCGGGATCCCCCCGTACTCCTGGGTCTATGTCCCGCAGGAGGAGATCGGCCTCTTCAACCGTATCTCCTTCCCATCAGGGTACAGCGACGGGAACGCCCCAGACGGGTGCGGCTCGGTCCTCGCCGAGGTCACCTACAGGGACGGCGACGAGGCCGCCCTGATGGACGACGAGGCCCTCATCGACCACACTATCGAGGGCCTGATGAAGATGGGCGTCGTCGCGTCACGCGACCAGGTGGTCTCCGCCTCGGTCGAGCGCCAGAAATATGCGTACGTCATCTACGACCTCGCCTACCAGGAGAATGTCAGGACTGTCAGGGACTACTGCCGGGGCCGGGGCATCGACCTTGTCGGCCGGTTTGCAGAGTTCGAGTACATCAATATGGACGCCTGCATCCGCCATGTCATCGATTTCGTGAAGGAATAA